The genomic DNA ATCGGCGGGGACGGGCCGTATGGCCCGCCCCCGCCCGATAGATCAGCGCTTGGTCAGCTTGATGCCGACGTAAAGCGGCTGGTTGTTGCCCCGCTGGAGCAACAGCAGCGCGGACTCGCGGTTGGACGAGCGCGCCGCGTTAACCGCGGCGACCGCCTCTTCCGGCGTCCGTGTCGGGCGCCGGTCGATCGAAAGGATGATGTCGCCGACCCGGACGCCCTGCGCGCCCGCATCGCTCGACGCATCGACTGCGGCAACGACCACGCCCTTCAGGTTGACGTCGCGGAGCCTCAGCGACCGCGCGATCTCCGGCGTAAGCGTCTGGACGGTAACGCCCAGGCTCTCGCGCGCGGATTTCTGGCTGCTGCTCTGCTCCTCGGCCGGCGGCTCGCTCACTTCCTGCTCGTCCTCGACGCCGGCGATCTTCGCCAGTTCCTCGTCGCTCGGCCGTTCGGCGACCTGCAGCGTCACGCGCTGGCGATTGCCGTTGCGGACGAGATCGATCGGCACACGCGAGCCGACCGGCTGCTGCGCGACCAGCCACGACAGCGACTGATCGGGCGTCACTTCCTTGCCGTTGACCGCGACCACTACGTCACCCTGCTGGATGCCGGCGCGCGCCGCGGGTCCGCCTGCGGTGACGCTGCGGATCAGCTCGCCACGGTTCTTGGGAATGCCCAGCGCCGCCGCGACGCCCTCGTCGAGCTGCTGGAGGCTGACGCCGATATAGCCGCGCTTCACCGACTCACCGCGGCGCAGCGCCTCGATCACCGGCCGTGCCTGCTCGGCGGGGATGGCGAAGCCGATGCCGACGTTGCCACCGGTCGGCGAGATCAGCGCGGTGTTGATGCCGATGACGTTGCCGGCGATGTCGAACATCGGGCCGCCCGAGTTGCCGGTGTTGATCGACGCATCGGTCTGGATGTAGCGATCATAGGCGCCGGCGCCGATGTTACGGTGGAGCGCCGAGACGATGCCCGCGGTGACGGTGCCGCCGAGACCGAACGGATTGCCGATCGCCACCACCCAGTCGCCGACACGGGTGCGCGTCGAATCGCCGAAGCGGACGAAAGGCAGCCCTTCTTCGTCGATCTTGAGCAGCGCCAGATCGGACGCCGTATCGCGCCCGATCAACCGCGCGCGGAACTCGCGGCGATCGGACAGCGTGACGGTGATCTCGTCAACCGTGGCACCCGTCCGCGCCGGGGCGATGACGTGGTTGTTGGTGACGACATAGCCGTCCTCGGAGATGATGAAGCCCGAGCCGAGCGACCCGCCGCGCTGGGTGACGGTATTGTCGTTACCCTGGCCTTGGCCTTGGCCGCCTTCGGGTACCGGCGCGCCGAAGCGGCGGAAGAATTCCTCGAAGCCCGGGGGGAAGTTGCGCTGGCGGCTGACCTGGATGCTCTGCCGGGTCGAGATGTTGACCACCGCCGGCGCGAGCCGGTCGGCAAGATCGGCGAAGCTCATCGGCGCGCCGGCGCGGGGCGCGGCAGGGGCGATGGCGCCCGGCTCGTTCTGCGCGGTCTGCGCTCCGACGGGACCGATGGTCAGCGTCGCGGCGGCGCCCCCCAGCAGCATCGCAGCAGTGATGCCATAGACGTAACGCACGATAAGGATCCTCCTTGCCAATCTTCAGCAACCCCGCCTTTCACGCCAGGTGGCGTGACGGCGCGGAAGCTATGGAGCGCGGCTGAACGGCTGTTGAACGATGACAGACGTAATCAGTTTGTGCGCCCCTGGAATTCACGCAGATAGCGGTTGTCGGGCGAAAGGATGATGTTCGTCCGCCCCGCATTCTGGCCGTTTTCGTCGAGGAACGTGGTCTGATAGGACTGCATCGCCCGGTAGAAGTCATAGAATTGCGGATCCTTGCCGAACGCCTCGGCATAGACGTTCGCGGCTTCCGCATCGGCTTCGGCGCGGATGATCTGCGCCTGCTTCAGCCCCTGCGCGCGGATCGAGCGCGCTTCCTGCTCACGCGCCGTCCGCATCCGCTGGAACGCGGAATCGAGCGGCGTGCCTTCGGGAAGGTCGGCGCGCTTGATGCGGACGTCGACCACTTCGGCGCCGTACTGCCGCGCGACCCGGTTCAGCGCGGTCTGGATGTTGTCCATCACCTGCCCGCGCTCGGGGCTGAGCAGCGCCGCGAACGGACGCCGGCCGAGCTCGTTCCTAAGCGCCGAGCCCAGGATCGGCCGGAGCGCATCGCTCACCCGCTCTTCCGTGCCCGCCGCGATATACATGCGCAGCGGATCGACCACGCGGTAGCGCGCGAAGGCATCGACCTGCAGGCGGAGCTGATCGGTCGACAGCACCTGCTGGCGGTCCATGTCCACGCTCTGGATGCGCTTGTCGATCCAGACCAGCCGGTCGATGAACGGCACGCGTGCGATGAGACCCGCGCCGGAGCGGCCGAAGGTCTCGCCATCCTTGTAGCGGTTCACGATCGCCTGCGGCTCGCCGAAGCGCACGACAACCGCCTGCTTCGTCTCCGGCACGATCGCGAAGGTCGAGCCGATGATGACGAGCAGGATGATCGCCAGGAAGGCGAGCGCAATGGGGTTGCGGCCGAGGCGCCCGATCATTGGCCTGCCTCCGGCTGGGCCTGGCGCTGCTGCTGGCGGCGCTGGACTTCGGGAAGCGCGAGGTAGGGCGTCACGCCCGGCGCCTCGACGATGGTCTTGTCGACGTTCTTCAGGACCTTCTCCATCGTCTCGTAATACATGCGGCGACGGGTGACTTCGGGCGCGAGGCGATATTCCTCATACACCTTGTCGAACGCCGCCGATTCACCCTGCGCCTGCGCGGTGAGCTGCAGCGCATAGGCGCGAGCCTGGTTCATATAGGATTGCGCCTCCTGCTGCGCCGCCGACACTTCCTTGAAGGCGTCGTTGACCGCCGCGGGCGGATCGGACTGCTTGATCGCGATGCCCTGGATCACGATGCCGGCGCGATATTCGTTGAGCAATTGCTGCGCGACCTGCTCGGCTCGTTGCTCGAGCTCGCCACGGCCAGAGCCGATCGCATCCTCCAGCGTCGCGCTCGCGACCACCGCGCGCATCGCGCTCTCGGCGACTTCGCGGATCGTATTCTCGGGATTGGCGATCTGGAACAGGTAAAGCTGCGGATCGCGAATGTTCCAACGAACCGAATAGGCGAGATCAATGATGTTCTGATCGCCGGTCAGGATCAGATTCTCGCTCCCCGACTGGTCGGGGATATCGATCGTGCGGATTTCCTCGACATCGACCTTCTGCACCGCGTCGATCGGCGCCGGCAGCGTCAGGCCGATACCCGGCCCCAGCGTTCCGGCATATTCGCCGAAGCGCGTAATGACGCCGCGTTCCTGCGGTCCGATGCGGTGGACGCTGGTGAAGACCAGCCACATCGCGAGGAAGATGGCGAGTCCGTAGAGCCAATAGGGCTTGCCGTCGCCCCCGGGAATGCCGCCGCCGAAGCGCTGGCGGCTCTTCTTCAGGAAATCGTCGAGCGAGGTGACGTTGCCGAGGCCGCCGCCGCCGGGCTTGCGCCGCCGGGGTGGCTGGCTCCACGGATTGCGCGGCCCGCCGCCGCTTCCGCCGCCACCCGATCCGCCGCCGGAACCGCCATCGCCGCCACCCGGTCCCCATGGTCCGTTACGGTTGTCGTTGAAGAGCGCGCCGATGCGTCCGCCCAACCCAAGGAATCTCGTCATAGGCTTTTTATAGGAAGCGTTCCGCTGGAAGAGAAGCGCAGCGCCGAAAAAGGCTGGCAACGGGCGCAGAACATCCTATCGACTGCGCGCGATGACAGAGGAAATCCAGCCGCTTCTCGCCGCGCTCGGCCGCATCCCCGATCCCAAGGGCGGCGACATCGCCTCCTCCGGCCGCGTCCAGGCGCCGCGCGTCAAGGAGGGCGTGGCGAGCCTGATCGTCGACGTGACCGGGCTTTCCGCCGACACCCGCGCGAGCCTTGAACGGGCGATCCGTGCCGCCGTCGTCGGCGTGCCGGGCGTCCGCGACCTGCGCATCGCGATGACTGCCGACAAGGTGCAACGGACGATCGTCGCGATCGGCAGCGGCAAAGGCGGCGTCGGCAAATCCACGCTTTCCGCCAACCTCGCCGTCGCGCTGGCGCGGAGCGGGAAGAAGGTCGGGCTGCTCGACGCCGACATCTATGGCCCTTCGCAGCCGCGCATCATGGGCAATGAGAGCCGGCCCGAGCTCGCCGACAAGCAGATCGTGCCGGTCGAAGCCTATGGTGTGAAGATGCTGTCGATCGGATCACTGGTCGAGGCGGGCAGTGCGCTTGCCTGGCGCGGGCCGATGGCGGCGACCGCGCTCGGCCAATTGGCGGACGGCGATTGGGGCGAGACCGAGCTGCTCGTGGTCGATCTGCCGCCCGGCACCGGCGATATCCAGATGTCGCTGATCCAGAAGTGGAAGCCCGCGGGCGCGGTGATCGTCTCCACCCCGCAGGATCTGGCGCTGATCGACGCCACCCGTGCGATCGATCTGTTTCGCAAGATGGACGTGCCGGTGCTCGGCCTCGTCGAGAATATGGCGGGCTATGTCTGCCCGCATTGCGGCGAGGAATCCGATCCGTTCGGCCAAGGCGGCGCGGAGGCGGCGGCGCGGGTGATGCAGATACCCTTCCTCGGCCGCGTTCCCCTCACCCTCTCGATCCGCCAGCAATCGGACGCGGGACGTCCGCCGGCTTCTGGGGAAGGTGCCGAATCTGAGATTTTCGCGCGGATCGCCGCCCGGCTCGTCGAGGAATTGAACCGGGAGACGGGTTGAACATTCTTCCCTTCGAGCCCGCGTCATAGTCATTCCCGCGAAAGCGGGAACCCAGTCGCGCCGCCGTTTGGATCCCCGCTTTCGCGGGGATGACATAAGTGGGACCGCAGCTAGAACGGGAGACCGACGTGCCCCTCACCAGCGACGACGACATCCGCGACCTGCTCGCGAACACCCGCACCATCGCGCTGATCGGCGCGTCCGACCGCCCCGACCGTCCGAGCTACGGCGTGATGCGCTTCCTGCAAGGCCACGGCTATCGCGTGATCCCGGTCAACCCGCAGATCACCGGCGAGCATGTCCATGGCGAGTATGTCTGGCGCGACCTATCCCAGATCGGCGAACCGATCGACATGGTAGACATCTTCCGCCGCCCGCAGGCGGCCGGCGAAGCGGTCGACGAAGCGATCGCCGCCGGCGCCAAATCGGTGTGGATGCAGATCGGCGTCGTCAACGAGGAAGCCGCAGCGCGCGCCGAAGCGGCCGGGCTGAGGGTCGTGATGGACCGTTGCCCGAAGCTCGAAATCCCCCGCCTCAGCGTGCCGCGCATTTCCTGATCGGATCATTGCCGCTAGGGACCGTCTTCACAAAGGAGACTGCCCCGCCATGAAGACCCGCGCCGCCATCGCCGTCGCCCCCAACAAGCCGCTCGAAATCCACGAGGTCGATCTGGAGGGACCCAAGGCGGGCGAAGTGCTGGTCGAGATCATGGCGACGGGCATCTGCCACACCGATGCCTATACGCTGGAAGGCAAGGACAGCGAAGGCATCTTCCCCTCGATCCTCGGCCACGAGGGCGCAGGCGTCGTCCGCGAGGTTGGCGCGGGCGTCACCTCGGTCGCGGTCGGCGATCACGTCATTCCGCTCTACACGCCGGAATGCCGCCAGTGTAAATCCTGCCTCTCGCAGAAGACCAACCTCTGCACCTCGATCCGCGCGACGCAGGGCAAGGGTGTGATGCCGGACGGCACCAGCCGCTTCAAACTCGGCGACGAGACCATCTACCATTACATGGGCTGCTCGACCTTCTCGAACTTCACCGTCATGCCCGAGATCGCGCTGGCAAAGGTCCGCCCCGACGCTCCGTTCGACAAGATCTGCTACATCGGCTGCGGCGTCACCACCGGCGTCGGCGCGGTGATCTGGACGGCGGGCGTCGAGCCGGGCGCCAATGTCGTGGTGTTTGGACTCGGCGGCATCGGCCTCAACGTCATCCAGGGCGCCCGAATGGTCGGCGCGGACAAGATCGTCGGCATCGACGTCAATCCCGCCAAGCGCGCCATGGCCGAGGCCTTCGGCATGACCCATTTCATCAACCCACGCGACGTGGGCGAGGACAAGCTCGTCCAGACGATCCTTGACGTTACCGACGGCGGCGCCGACTACAGCTTCGATTGCACCGGCAATACCGATGTGATGCGCGCGGCGCTGGAATGCTGCCACCGCGGCTGGGGCGTCTCCACGATCATCGGCGTTGCCGAGGCGGGCAAGGAGATCGCCACCCGCCCCTTCCAGCTCGTCACCGGCCGGGTGTGGAAAGGATCGGCGTTCGGCGGCGCGCGCGGCCGCACCGACGTGCCGCGCATCGTCGACTGGTATATGGACGGCAAGATCGAGATCGACCCGCTCATCACCCACACGATGCCGCTGGAGGATATCAACAGCGCGTTCGATCTGATGCACGCGGGCACCAGCATCCGCAGCGTGGTCGTCTATTGATGGACAAGGTTAACCTTGCCGAAAAGCTCGATAGCTTTGCCGAGCATTGGTCGCCGCGCACGGTCGCGCAATATAACGGCAACGACATCATGGTCGTCCGCGTCCAGGGCGAGTTTCACTGGCACAACCACCCTGATACCGATGATTTCTTTCTAGTGCTGGACGGCGAACTGGACATCGAACTCCGCGACCGCGTTGTCACACTTGGCCCGGGCGAACTGTTCGTCGTACCCTCGGGAACCGAGCACCGCCCGGTCGCGCGACGGGGCGAGGTTAAGATGCTGCTGATCGAGCCGAGCGGCACACCAAATACCGGCGATCCGGCAACTGCGGCGCCGCATATCTGCATCTGAAAACAGTAGTAAGGGAGGAAGCCCATGTATTCGCACATGATGATCGGCAGCAACGATCTCGACCGGTCCCGCCGCTTCTACGACGCGCTGTTCGGCGCGATGGGCGCCAAGCCCGTGATGACCGACGAGAAGGGCCGGCTGATGTATCTCCACAACCGCAGCACCTTCATGGTCGCGAAGCCGCTCGACGGGAAGGACGCGACCGTCTCCAACGGCGCCACGATCGGCTTCACGATGGACAGCCCGGAGGCGGTGCATCGCTGGCATGACGCCGGCGTCGCGGCGGGCGGCACATCGATCGAGGATCCGCCCGGCGTCCGTTCGGGCAGCTTCGGCCAACTCTATCTCGCCTATCTGCGCGATCCCGACGGCAACAAGTTGTGCGCGCTCCATCGCGTGCCGAAGGACAAGCCGGCCGAATAGAAGGCCTCTTCCCCGGAACCCGGTGCCGCGCGTTCCGTTGACCGCGGCAATGGCGCAGTTCGCGCATACGGCTATTGGAAGTGACACGCATGAAAGGCATTTTGCTTTGGCTGATCGGCATCCCGATCCCCATCATCATCCTGTTGTATCTCTTCGTATTCCGTTGACGCGCGGCCGGCACCGCGCCGGGAGCCATCATGACCATCGAGACGATTTCCGAAGCCAGGGCGCACGGCGGCACGCAGGGCGTCTATCGCCACAATTCCGCGGCGACCGGGACGCCGATGACCTTCTCGCTCTATCTGCCGCCGCAGGCCGAGCATGGACCGGTGCCTTTGGTCTGGTATCTCTCCGGCCTCACCTGCACTCACGCCAACGTGACGGATAAAGGCGAGTATCGCGCCGCCTGTGCCGAACTTGGCCTCGCCTTCATCGCCCCCGACACCAGCCCGCGCGGCGATGATGTGCCGGATGATCCGGACGGCGCGTGGGATTTCGGCTTGGGCGCGGGCTTCTACGTCGATGCCACGCAGGCCCCGTTCGATCGCAATTACCGCATGTGGAGCTACGTCACCGAGGAGCTGCCGGCGCTGATCGCCAAGCGCTTCCCGGTCGATATGGCGCGGCAAGCGATCACCGGCCATTCGATGGGCGGACATGGTGCGCTGACCGTGGCGCTTCGTCATCCCGATCGCTTCAAGTCAGTCTCCGCCTTCGCCCCCATCGTCGCGCCGGGGCAGGTGCCGTGGGGCGAGAAGGCGCTGGGCGGCTATCTCGGCACCGACCGCGCCGCTTGGCGCCGCCACGATGCGGCGGCGCTCATCGAGGATGGCGCGCGGCTGCCCGAACTGCTCGTCGATCAGGGCGATGCCGACAATTTCCTGAAGGAACAGCTTCGGCCCGAACTGCTGAGAGCGGCGTGCGATGCAGCGGGCATTCCGCTCACGCTCAGGATGCAGCCGGGCTACGACCACAGCTATTATTTCATCGCGACCTTCATGGCCGATCACCTGCGCTGGCACGCCGAGCGGCTGCGCTGATCTGAGGGGCTATCGGACGGGTCACCCGCCGAGCGCGCGGAAACGGGTCCGTTGCAACCCATTATCGGGGTGGAAAATGGTGGGCGTGGCAAGGATTGAACTTGCGACCCCTGCGATGTCAACACAGTGCTCTACCACTGAGCTACACGCCCACTCGGGCGGCTCTCTAGCCGGGGCGGCTGGCGCGCGCAACCGGCTTTTGGCGCCTTAAAGACGGCTGTGTTGATCCTCGGTCTGGAACAGCCGGTCGACCTCGCCAACGAGATCCTTAAGGTGGAAGGGCTTGGACAGCACCTTGGCGTTGGGCGCCGCCGCGCCCGCCCGCAACGCCACGGCGGCGAAGCCGGTGATGAACATCACGCGGATCGCCGGCTGGATCACCGCCGCCTTCTGGGCAAGCTCGATCCCGTCCATCTCCGGCATCACGATATCGGTGAGCAGCAGATCGAACGCCTCACGCTCCAGAAGTGGCAGCGCGGCGGTGCCGCGATCGACGATGGTGATATGATAGCCGGACCGTTCCAGCGCCCGCGCCAGATAGGCGCGCATCGATTCGTCGTCTTCGGCCAGCAGGATCTTTATCATCGTTTCTCAACGCTCTCGAAGGCGTCCGGTGCCTCGTCCGCCGCGCCTTTCGATATGAACCAGCCGCCCGCCATTTGCCAGCGGCGGTTCGCCGCCGCCCCGCTTCGGCACGATTGCGCGGCGATGATGACCGGCATAGGAAAGACGCCGTGACGGCCGATCCCGACGACGCCCTGCCCTTCCACCGCATCGGCCCTGATCGGCCGGTTTCTCCCGTCGTTCTCTCGGTCCCCCACGCAGGCCGCAACTATTCCGAAGCGCTGCTCGCCAGCGCGCGCGTGCCGCTCGCGACGCTGGCTGCGCTCGAGGATCCGCTGGTCGACCGGCTGGCCTGGCGGGCGCAGGCTGACGGCGCGGTGGCGATCGTCGCCCGCGCGCCCCGTGCCGAGATCGATCTCAACCGCGACGAGCGCGAGGTCGATCCGGCGATGATCGTGCCGCCGCCGCCCGGTCACACATTGCTCGCCTCGGCACGCATCCGCGGCGGGCTTGGCCTCGTTCCCGCGCGGCTCGGCGGCGCGACGCTCTGGAACGCGCGCTTGTCTGCCAGTGAACTCGTCCGCCGGATCGAGACGATCCACCGCCCCTATCACGCCGCTATCGCCGGTGCGCTAGAGGCGGCGCGGCGTCGTTTCGGCGTCGCGGTGCTGATCGACTGCCATTCGATGCCGCCGCGCCGCCGCGACGATCCCGACCGCGCCGATATCGTATTGGGTGATCGCCACGGCACGAGCAGCGGCCCTGCCTATGTCGCGGCAGCCTCCGCCCAAGTGCGGCGCGCGGGCTACAGCGTCTCGCGCAATGCGCCTTATGCCGGCGGGCATATCACCGGCCGCCACGGGCGCCCGTCCGCGGATATCCACGCCTTCCAGGTCGAGATTGATCGCAGCCTCTATCTCGATGCGGCATCGCGCGAGCCGGGGCCGGGTTTCGACCGCATCGCGCAATTGCTGGGCGACATCGCGGCGGCTGTGGTCGCTCAGGCCATCGCCGACGGCGCGCTGCCGGAAGCCGCCGAATAAGCCCAAAAAGAAGCCGCCCCGTGGATATCCACGGAGCGGCCAAGGTTCAGGGAGGAACGCCCTCGAAGGGACGTAACGCGCCGAGTAAAGG from Allosphingosinicella indica includes the following:
- a CDS encoding cupin domain-containing protein, with amino-acid sequence MDKVNLAEKLDSFAEHWSPRTVAQYNGNDIMVVRVQGEFHWHNHPDTDDFFLVLDGELDIELRDRVVTLGPGELFVVPSGTEHRPVARRGEVKMLLIEPSGTPNTGDPATAAPHICI
- the fghA gene encoding S-formylglutathione hydrolase, giving the protein MTIETISEARAHGGTQGVYRHNSAATGTPMTFSLYLPPQAEHGPVPLVWYLSGLTCTHANVTDKGEYRAACAELGLAFIAPDTSPRGDDVPDDPDGAWDFGLGAGFYVDATQAPFDRNYRMWSYVTEELPALIAKRFPVDMARQAITGHSMGGHGALTVALRHPDRFKSVSAFAPIVAPGQVPWGEKALGGYLGTDRAAWRRHDAAALIEDGARLPELLVDQGDADNFLKEQLRPELLRAACDAAGIPLTLRMQPGYDHSYYFIATFMADHLRWHAERLR
- the cpdR gene encoding cell cycle two-component system response regulator CpdR, whose translation is MIKILLAEDDESMRAYLARALERSGYHITIVDRGTAALPLLEREAFDLLLTDIVMPEMDGIELAQKAAVIQPAIRVMFITGFAAVALRAGAAAPNAKVLSKPFHLKDLVGEVDRLFQTEDQHSRL
- a CDS encoding N-formylglutamate amidohydrolase encodes the protein MTADPDDALPFHRIGPDRPVSPVVLSVPHAGRNYSEALLASARVPLATLAALEDPLVDRLAWRAQADGAVAIVARAPRAEIDLNRDEREVDPAMIVPPPPGHTLLASARIRGGLGLVPARLGGATLWNARLSASELVRRIETIHRPYHAAIAGALEAARRRFGVAVLIDCHSMPPRRRDDPDRADIVLGDRHGTSSGPAYVAAASAQVRRAGYSVSRNAPYAGGHITGRHGRPSADIHAFQVEIDRSLYLDAASREPGPGFDRIAQLLGDIAAAVVAQAIADGALPEAAE
- a CDS encoding Mrp/NBP35 family ATP-binding protein, coding for MTEEIQPLLAALGRIPDPKGGDIASSGRVQAPRVKEGVASLIVDVTGLSADTRASLERAIRAAVVGVPGVRDLRIAMTADKVQRTIVAIGSGKGGVGKSTLSANLAVALARSGKKVGLLDADIYGPSQPRIMGNESRPELADKQIVPVEAYGVKMLSIGSLVEAGSALAWRGPMAATALGQLADGDWGETELLVVDLPPGTGDIQMSLIQKWKPAGAVIVSTPQDLALIDATRAIDLFRKMDVPVLGLVENMAGYVCPHCGEESDPFGQGGAEAAARVMQIPFLGRVPLTLSIRQQSDAGRPPASGEGAESEIFARIAARLVEELNRETG
- the hflC gene encoding protease modulator HflC; the protein is MIGRLGRNPIALAFLAIILLVIIGSTFAIVPETKQAVVVRFGEPQAIVNRYKDGETFGRSGAGLIARVPFIDRLVWIDKRIQSVDMDRQQVLSTDQLRLQVDAFARYRVVDPLRMYIAAGTEERVSDALRPILGSALRNELGRRPFAALLSPERGQVMDNIQTALNRVARQYGAEVVDVRIKRADLPEGTPLDSAFQRMRTAREQEARSIRAQGLKQAQIIRAEADAEAANVYAEAFGKDPQFYDFYRAMQSYQTTFLDENGQNAGRTNIILSPDNRYLREFQGRTN
- a CDS encoding Do family serine endopeptidase; this translates as MRYVYGITAAMLLGGAAATLTIGPVGAQTAQNEPGAIAPAAPRAGAPMSFADLADRLAPAVVNISTRQSIQVSRQRNFPPGFEEFFRRFGAPVPEGGQGQGQGNDNTVTQRGGSLGSGFIISEDGYVVTNNHVIAPARTGATVDEITVTLSDRREFRARLIGRDTASDLALLKIDEEGLPFVRFGDSTRTRVGDWVVAIGNPFGLGGTVTAGIVSALHRNIGAGAYDRYIQTDASINTGNSGGPMFDIAGNVIGINTALISPTGGNVGIGFAIPAEQARPVIEALRRGESVKRGYIGVSLQQLDEGVAAALGIPKNRGELIRSVTAGGPAARAGIQQGDVVVAVNGKEVTPDQSLSWLVAQQPVGSRVPIDLVRNGNRQRVTLQVAERPSDEELAKIAGVEDEQEVSEPPAEEQSSSQKSARESLGVTVQTLTPEIARSLRLRDVNLKGVVVAAVDASSDAGAQGVRVGDIILSIDRRPTRTPEEAVAAVNAARSSNRESALLLLQRGNNQPLYVGIKLTKR
- the hflK gene encoding FtsH protease activity modulator HflK, which codes for MTRFLGLGGRIGALFNDNRNGPWGPGGGDGGSGGGSGGGGSGGGPRNPWSQPPRRRKPGGGGLGNVTSLDDFLKKSRQRFGGGIPGGDGKPYWLYGLAIFLAMWLVFTSVHRIGPQERGVITRFGEYAGTLGPGIGLTLPAPIDAVQKVDVEEIRTIDIPDQSGSENLILTGDQNIIDLAYSVRWNIRDPQLYLFQIANPENTIREVAESAMRAVVASATLEDAIGSGRGELEQRAEQVAQQLLNEYRAGIVIQGIAIKQSDPPAAVNDAFKEVSAAQQEAQSYMNQARAYALQLTAQAQGESAAFDKVYEEYRLAPEVTRRRMYYETMEKVLKNVDKTIVEAPGVTPYLALPEVQRRQQQRQAQPEAGQ
- a CDS encoding S-(hydroxymethyl)glutathione dehydrogenase/class III alcohol dehydrogenase; the protein is MKTRAAIAVAPNKPLEIHEVDLEGPKAGEVLVEIMATGICHTDAYTLEGKDSEGIFPSILGHEGAGVVREVGAGVTSVAVGDHVIPLYTPECRQCKSCLSQKTNLCTSIRATQGKGVMPDGTSRFKLGDETIYHYMGCSTFSNFTVMPEIALAKVRPDAPFDKICYIGCGVTTGVGAVIWTAGVEPGANVVVFGLGGIGLNVIQGARMVGADKIVGIDVNPAKRAMAEAFGMTHFINPRDVGEDKLVQTILDVTDGGADYSFDCTGNTDVMRAALECCHRGWGVSTIIGVAEAGKEIATRPFQLVTGRVWKGSAFGGARGRTDVPRIVDWYMDGKIEIDPLITHTMPLEDINSAFDLMHAGTSIRSVVVY
- a CDS encoding VOC family protein, which encodes MYSHMMIGSNDLDRSRRFYDALFGAMGAKPVMTDEKGRLMYLHNRSTFMVAKPLDGKDATVSNGATIGFTMDSPEAVHRWHDAGVAAGGTSIEDPPGVRSGSFGQLYLAYLRDPDGNKLCALHRVPKDKPAE
- a CDS encoding CoA-binding protein, which codes for MPLTSDDDIRDLLANTRTIALIGASDRPDRPSYGVMRFLQGHGYRVIPVNPQITGEHVHGEYVWRDLSQIGEPIDMVDIFRRPQAAGEAVDEAIAAGAKSVWMQIGVVNEEAAARAEAAGLRVVMDRCPKLEIPRLSVPRIS